The DNA window TCCTTGTTATTATGATACTTATCCCTGCCAGTCTCATCCTTTCCTGTATAGTAGTCGATTAATTGATTTCATAATGCTTTCTTTTGACATTTGTTCTTTGATTTCTCAACTAGCATattttcccaaaaaaaaaataaaaattaattctcGATAGGATAGGGGTTGATAGTGTTTGTAGAAGATACTATCTTTATAATTTGTTCTTCTGTCTGTGCCCTGTGTCTTGATTAGGTCTAACTTTTTGGTATGTGATTTTCACCAGTCTTGTTTCATATAAAGGTTGTAGTGGATTAGGACTTCGGTGTCATACAGTCCCCTTGTATATTACCCTATTTGCGGACTTCATGCTTGGTAGTATGCTAAAATAATGCAATTCTATGCAGGGCCTATGTTTTTATTGATGTTTCAGTTGCCTTCTATCCCCTCCCTACATATGTCTGTCGTTTTTTAAATCTCGCTGTGTATTCTTTGTTTTTAGATTTCAGATGTTTGAATCTTCTTGGGTCTTAAAATGAGCAATGTGTTGTAAAACATTGGAATACTTGCTATTATGTGCTTCATTTCCTGGATTGCTGACAATTACAAGTGATTCTGCTAAGATGTTTGAATGGCATTCTGGATTTATTAGGATTGATACTTGACCTGTTGTCTTGGTGACTTACTTTGCAGCTTATTGTTGTGTATTGCCGCATTATGTGTAGTGTTACTTTCCGTGTAACTGTTTCAAATTACTATTTGATTGTAAGATGATTAATTGTGTGTACTGCTTTTCCCTTTTCATACTTCATTAGGTATATAGCAAATTTCTACATAATTGCTTCAGATGGCATATGATTAACATAACTTTTGAATAATTTTCAGAGTGATCCTTGCTAGTTGGAATATGGAATTCTAATTTTGCATTAGCTGACTGCATCAGAGAACCTAGGGTATTATGGAAGCCTGCTCTTTTCCAACTTTATTATGTGTGTTCTAATCTTCTTGAAAATGATCTTTATTCCTACTTCCTTTGTTCCTTAAGTATCATGTGGCATATGGCTGACATCTTTTGCGttactttttttataaatgattCATGTATTTCACTTATGGAATTCTTAATTTTCATTGACAAACCATAGTATAAGAAAATGATTATGTTGCATCTGAGAACTTAGGTTATCATAGGGAAGCCTGATTTTGCATTTAGCTGACCATATGAGGATGATGTTTTTACATGGGAACTCTGTAGTGGACTCTTCTTGCTTGTATGATCTTGTCTTGAATCTTGATTCTGGATTTCCTTTGCTCTTGCAAATAAGTTTGCTGTGTTATGAGTCTGCATGTGTTTGTTtaccttttctttccttgtAAAATGTGAGCAGAAAGACAGACATGAAGAGTTCTAGTAATGAGGATTCTCTAAAATTGTGGAGCATGCTGTTGCAGGTAAATATATGAGTCCTGGAGTCTCAGGCACTTGAGAACTTTAGTTGACCTAAATGAAGAATCATCTTATGCTTGAATTCACCCTTGATATGTAGCTGTGATGGAGTGGGCAATATAGCATAAGGTCGAGTTTGCTAATTTGATCTACATACATTGAGTGCTCTGGATATGACGCATGTTGGATAGTTGAGATTACAAGTTCATCCTGATCTAGAGATGCACGTTTCCCCTTGGTAGCAGGTGTGTTATGTCTGTTGTTTGTTGATTTTTCGCTATTATTGCTTCACATTAGTAGCGTGTGTTGATTGATCCTGCTTTATGGTTTTGTTTTACTTTccttctttggtttgcttgcaTAGACTAGTAACTTGTGTAACTTCGCCTGTGGTGCCTAGTTGCCCACAGCCGGTCCCAAGCCCGGGTAAAAGGAGGAGGGGCAAGTTCTTAGGTTTCGGTCAATCAATGCTTCTTTGGGTAGAGtctgtgtgtataatgaggttTATCATGTGATGTATAATTTGATGCAGTCGAGTTGTGAAGTTTATTATCTGTTATCGTCGATAGCTCAGTGATCGTCCTAGCATAATTGGCCGTCTCTTGCCCGAAGATCTTTGAGTCCATTGACACCCAATTCAAAATGGAGCATCTCGTAGAGAAAAAGTGCTTTGTTCGGATCTCTGAGCCTCCTCGGGCAGCCCTCCTCTGgaaatattttgttttgataTATCATGttgaataaatgaaaattaactatTAATTCCATGAATCTGAATTGTAATGACAATTAGTTCCATACCATGAATCTTTATCAACATGGCCTTTTGGTTTCTATTGCCATTAAATTGAGAATATTGGTGCCAATTTCACTGTCTTACTTTTGTCAAAATTTGAGTGTCGTGACTCAGGGTCATATCTTTGATTTCTGTTGCCCGGATGAAATCTTATGTTCTAGTTATACAATTCATTATATATAGAATAATGGAtggggatcccctgctgtggtgggagcacagcaggggctgctgccCTCACACAaccaaattttttaataataaatttgtattaaaaaaaaaaaaaaatttaatataaaaaatttgtttGGGTGAGggcagcagcccctgctgtgctcCCACCACAGCAATAATAAGCAACTCATATCCTACTgaattgattgatttttttttttgtctcacTATAAGTTCAagtaattgatttatttttagagtaagagtgaactatataaatgatacatgatgtttcactttcgcacataaatgatacatgatctttattttatactctctccgttccagaTAATTTGTCACAGTTTTCCATCTTAGTCTGTCCCAcctaatttgtctcatttcactttttatcatttttgttaGCGGaccctatattccactaactcattcttcctcatattttattataaaacttatatagtataaaagtaggactcacattccacaactttttcaactcacttttcattatatttcttaaaactcgtgcccagtCAAAACTGAGACAAATTATctaggacagagggagtatcatttttagtaCTTATAAATAACATTTTTGATACCTGATGCAATTTTCACTCCAAAATGTCAtctaaacaaatacattttccCATTTGTGTCAATGATGATATTTTGGACATACAAAAAACTAGTActaaaagtgatattataatatcttctctcatctcctcactctttatactattattattaatcaatattaatattatttattttttaatattatctttcaaatatacttaattaaaattatagtttaaattatactcactccgtcccataaaaatatatgtactttccattttcgtctgtTCCACAAAAAATGTGCATTCTATATTTgtaaagttatatcaatttaataatgtaggtctcattatccactaacactactttaactactattcttctcctctttcttactttatcatatcattctctcttactttaccaattttgtcttaattcccgtgACATACccaatgctcatatttttatgggacggaggaaatatttaattattattataataataatattgttataatactaaaaataagtagtattaattaataaataattatagtacaattatttaaattatgaatcattatataataataactattattattattattattattattttatagcattaaattaataactaatcaatatagtcttaataaaaatttaaaattgggaATTGTATTTATATGATATAATTGAATATATTTAGTTAGGTggttcaaccctaaaatgagtataaaataattagattaaaaacattcaaattaatttaattaatttacttagatgttttgttcttgatttatattatgaatgaaattagatgtatgtataaaatactaaaagaaagaagaaaaagagagaaaataaaaaagagaaaacaaaaagtaaggaaaaaaagaaagaagaaaggaagataaaatactaaaaagaaagaagaaaatagaaatcacatgtttggtactatttaattgaaattttcaaaaatatcctccataactaaaaaatcacatatttggtacctagggttatttttgtcatggggtaccaaaaacgatataaaataaagatcatgtaccatttataTGCGAAAGTGAAATATCATGTACCATTTATGCAGTTCACTCTTAGAGTAAAGGTTAAAATTGGTCATAAACATATGACTGAAATATTAATTTGGTCCAAAAAatcactttttgaaaatttgGTCCTAAACAAACGAAATTGTCGTCGGATTGGTCCTTTTTTTGACTGTTCCGTCAAAACTGACGGTCAACGCCCGATTAATGATATTTTGACTAAATTAGTACCCCATTCGTCccgcttaagatgacacgttttcctttttagcttgtcccaactaagatgacacatttccttttttgaaaactttttctctccaattaatacatccaaccactttttcttactcctattaaaatattcatctttctttctctctctattttaatacctacacccatattttctctctccaattaaacactttaaccaataactcctaaaatcccgtgccggccaagaaatgtgtcatcttagccgggacagagggagtagtatattaatgtataattaattataaaaaaataaaattaaaaattaaaaaaaataaatagaaataagaatttctctcttcttctctcccaTCTCTCTCGTCTCCATCCTTCTTCCCCAAATTAGATCCATCTCTTTTGTGCCTCTAGCTCCTTCAACCAGCCGGTGTTTCCGACAACCTCTCGGATAACATCAGCTATACTGCTATATATCAGTAACTAACATCCCTAAGTTGTTGTCTGCTAATCTCTCTTTTCACATTTGTTGGTTCTATTTATTGATTATACATTCTACTTTGCAGCATAGTTAAAGAAGTATTGGAAGGATCCCTCACAATCTTCTCGAATCACTAACTGAATCGATCGCATCCAATATCTTGAACGAGCATCCACGGATTTCTGCTGTGCTGGAAAAGCCACATGTGGTTGTGGTCGGCCCGGTCGACTATTTGGGCGTCAAGATTATTAGACGCCGAAACAGAGCTGTGAAGAACTAGAGCCCTTGCCATTGCTACCGTCGATTGCAATTTGTAAGCCTTTcttatgtattttgtttttatttgctACATTTTCTTTTCTACATTTGGTGTTTTATTAAACACATTAGTCATATGCAAAAACCTctattttcatttatcaaatacAAGCCAAACCTTATCCTACGCTATCCAAAGGGGCTtaaatttttgaatattttgacCTTTATAATAAGTAAACCATATTTTTATAAGACTAAAGGCCATTTTTGGTTCTAAACATGTggcgattttatgattttaattcaaaatattatcttttgaattatttggtccctcacaaataaaaatgggtcacatttggtccgaaTTGGAACGGAACTGTTAAATTTAACAGTCAACAAATCTTAATTgaattttgaccggattaagagTTAATAATTACTCTCTCCTTAATTTTCACTCTTtaaccgggcacgagttttaagaaatgtaaagaaaagttggttgaaaaagttagtggaatgtgtgacccacttttttatatataaaatgtgagtgaagtgagttagtggaatgtgggacctacttaccatttatggtaaaaatgaagtgtgacaattattgagggaAAGAACGAAATAGAAAAGaatgacaattaatcggggacagagggagtatgttttattaatgtctaatatctaattaacccaaaactaaaaaataaaaaaaatttacgttaataatttttgacaaaaataaaataaaacataaaatgatTTAACAATACTAAATGGAATGAACCGACGACATATCTCCCCAATCTCTCTCTTCACAATTCCTACACTGAATCTCGTCTATCTCCCCCATCTCTCGCCGGCGGTTCAACCCTGGTTCTCGCCAGTGATTCAACCTTAGCTCGGGGCGGCGATTTACCTTCGATTCAACCCTAGTCTCACGAAAAACCCTAGTTCTCGCGAAAAACCCCTAGTGTCAACCAGCTCCAAGGTAAGCTTTGCCTTGATTTTGTGTTGATTTGTCTTGATTTTGtcttattttcttgattttgtgtcgATTTGTCTTGATTTCGTACCGGAATGGCAGAATTCGTACCGGAATCGGAGGTCACGTCCACCGCCACTCTCACCGGTCTCTCTGTTGTAGTTCGAACGGTCCATGGTTGGTGAGTTTGGGTTACTTGAGGTTCTTACAAGAACTAGGGTTTCTCTCCAAAACAAAccgaggaagaagatgaatgaGAGAAAAAGAATGTAAAATTATACTAGGGTTTATATATGACAAGCAGTTCCTTTtgttaataataattttgaataaaatttgaatttttctgAAAAAATTCGAATATTAACTCTTATTCCGGTCAAAATTCAATTAAGATTCGTTGACTGTTAAATTTAAACAGTTCCATCTAATTCGGACCAAATGTGACATGTTTTTATCTGTGAgggaccaaataattcaaaaaataatgttttggaccaaaatcataaaaacgacatatgtttaggaccaaaaaggGTATTTAGTCTTTTTATAATGCATTCAACTCTACTGAACCTTATCTTAGCCATGAGCCAGCCAGTTTCACGATCTTTTGCGCCACCCCTGGAGGGGGTCGAAAGCAGTCTTTGGATTCATTACAGCTCGGAAACGTACCTAAAGAAGCTCCCAACTTTCACCAGTtggttttctttcttctttgtCAGCCTCAACTTCAACAAAGGAAGGAGAGGAGAGAGACGGGAGAGAAGAAGAGataaaaattctatttttagaatttcttttttctttccttttttattttaataattaattatacacTAATTTAGTCAAAATATCACTAATCCggcgttgaccgttagttttgaCGGAACCATAAAAAAATGGACCAATCCAACAACAATTTAGTTTGTTTAGGACccgattttcaaaaagtgaatgttttggataAAATTCGTATTTCagccatatgtttaggaccacttttgacctttactcttatttttaattaaaaataaaaaaatctaatctcttttattttactctctttttatcatctttcctactttatatTCTTCATGTAACCTAATAAATACtccaaaaaaattaatcacatgCAGTGATGAGCGGAGTACTTGTTTCAAATGTCCGATGATATAGTGATTTAAtgcaaataatttaattatcaattgTGCACATATACTTGATTTATGATGCTTGCGGGGAATGACAGAAGGTGAATCATATACGATGAATTAGCAAAGTGTTGGAAGCAGAGGTACAAAATACGTGAATCAAAGAAAACTATTGTGATTTTTGGTAAACGACAACCCCAGAATTCATCGAATATGAAAGCTTTGAAGATCTTAATCTTAACGACAATCCCAGAATTCTTCGAATATGTAGAGGGTTGATGCATGTAAAAGGCATTGTTCATGAATCAGTTATGAAATTTGCCCTAAATAAAAATGGCTACATGACATTTAATTTGTCatgtgaataaaataattaaacaaattgaatcaaattacaaacaatacacattataaaatTTAGAGTGAACTATATCAAAAGTCCCCAACTTTTCGGTTTGTGACACTGCAggtccctaacaaaaaaaatagtgcCAGAGGACTTTaacgttaaatataatcacgaatAATATTTTTTCGGACCAAAATACCCTTAGGCCATAAAAGGGCATTTTTTGTCACTCCATTATATTGTTGACATGTGATATCTGTCACATTTTTGTCAGCAACTtcttatgtaattttctaataaatTCTAGTACTtcatacgtaattaaaattttgtcattatttacactttctatttttttataatatacatatttatcatTACACTTTCTGTCACTTTCAGGTATTTTTGGATGTTTTCTATTTccactaatttttatttgtttttttacctTGATTTATCGAtcgattttatttattatgatagtatCCCAATTTTGcagaattaatttataaatttacattgtcttaatttcagatactattattaataaaaaaaatctgcGAAGGATTAAATAGCTAATGTCACtagaatattttcaaaatattacccatatttcaattttatcatgaatgacaagaaactatgcaaatttataaataaagatTGAATATTCATATGATGTTAAAAATTTTAGTTTGAgctaaattataattttaaataaaatattaataaatataaaatcgtCTTAAAGTTAGGCTTACATTAACAAATTAGTTCgatgatatataatgaaaaaatattttaaatgtcagtgtttcaagaaaataatactgatatcatttaattaaatatgaaatattttttataatgtgtattattgattcagattttatttcataaataacttcacttttccatatttttgttgtttctcaATGAATTTCCTATATGATATACATAGTATATTGTTACCACTAACTAGAAATAGAAGaatataagaatttttttttgtgtacagATATTGACAAAACTTTAATCACGTATGAAGTATCTGAACTTATTAGGATATCACATAAGAAGTTGCTGACATAAATGTGACAGAATTCATATGTCAGCGAATTTAGGGATtgccaaaaatgcccttcaagcCATTTGgacattttcgtccgaaaagtggctaaaaCAACATGATTCGTGATTATGTTTAACGTTAGGGTCATCtgactatattttttttgttagggactTGCAGTGTCATAAACCGAAAAGTTGAGACTTTTGATGTAGTTGACTCTAAAATTTAATGCTCAAAAGCAAATCAAATTTGAGTAACTAAGTCTAATTTGATACATACTaagtattttataaaattaacccTAATGATTCATACCATGATTGTAGTATTTTTAAGACTATTTTCTTCTCTCGAATTTATATATGTTTCCACAAATGATTCGTTTCATGTCGCTAAACTAAAAAGAGATTTCACGAGGCCACGGTGTAACGGAATATCTTACAACATAATGATTTAAGAAACCTTTTAAAATAGAATCCAACATAACACACCATAGCTTTTACGTGATTACAATCAACTACACTTTCCACCAAATAGTTGTACAGCTATGACCTCGTCGCCATCAACATTGCCCGAATTTTGGCCCTTAGATCAGCAGGGACTTCCGTAGTTTCAGAGGGTAGAGATGGAGCCCTCTGTTCGGAACTCGCTACATCGACAGACGCTTCTCTTTTGCCATCACCACTGACAATCCCCTTCGACTCACCCTTCGAGCTGATTTCTCCCTCCTCCAGGTCAAGAGATTCTTTTTCGGGGTGGCGTGAGCTAGCACGGTGCAGATGTTCATCATCTGAAGCGCCATCATGCTTGTGGCGATGATGAGATTCTCTGTCTTTCCGGTGCCTGTGCCTGTGCTTGTGCTTGTCCTCACTATGATGTGAAGTGCGGCTAGAACGGTGCTTCTTGTGCCGCTCGGATGAATGTCGGCTGGGGCTTTCACTAGAAGAATGGCGAGAATGGCTACTCTTCCTGGATCGTTTACGATCCTTTTCTTCTCTATATATGTCTTCATGGCCATCATCCTTGTGCTTTGAATGAGAAGACTTAGAGCGATGATCCTCCTTTTCATCTCCACTACTTTCTCCCCCATTTTCCTCGTAAGAGAGATGAGACGAGTGCTTTCTCCTGTACTTCTTATCCTCCTTTTCTACTGCATATTTGCTCTCGTGCCTTCTGGATCTTGATCCGTGACTCCTTTTGTGTTCCTTATCTCTTTCCTCTTTATATGCACCTTCACGCGCATTATCATCACGCTGTGAACGACGAGAGTTGTATTTTGATCTATAGTGCTTATGCTCGGCATCTTGTCCATCACTTTCCTCTCCATTGTCGCTTTCCTCTGAAGAAGAGTGAGACCTGTGCTTACTCCTACGGTGCTTTCGATCCTTCTCTACTGCATTTCCAACTTCTCCATCTTCCCTTTGGCTTCTTGATCTGTATTTTCTTCCGGGGTGACGACCATTGTCCTTAGCTTCTCTACCCTCTTTACACATGCCTTCAGACTCATTGTCATCTCCTTCTGAACGATGGGATGAATGCAGTGATTTAGTATCCTTGTTCTCTGCAGTACTTTCTCCCTCATTCTTATTATCTTCGGGTGAATGAGACTGGTGCCTTCCCTTTTCTTGGTTGTACCTGTGCTCCTTTTCCACcgcattttcattttcatcatcCTCGGATCTTCTGGATATTCTGCGCTTCCTGAACAAGTGACCCTCTCGGTCACTATCCTCTTCATCATCCTTTCTTCCAATGGATTCTGAGCGATACTTTCTTTTTGATTGTTGATCACTTTGCCTCTCACTGAAGTTACACTCGACAGCAGACTTGTAAACTACTGCAGGAGCACTGCCCTCTCTTTCTTGGCTAGCATAACGACCCTCGGCAGCAGATCTCCACACTCCATGTTCTACAGGTTCTGCAGATGATCCCCTTGATGCTCCTGTTCTAGAGGGGAGTGCTCCACTTTTCAACATAGCCACAAACATTTTAGCCCTTTTGAGCCTTGTGGCTTTCAGCTTCTGCTCTTCTGTCAGGTTTGAGTTAGAATAATCATCCCCTCCTGCAACTTCATGAGAAGCTGAGGGtttgcaacttccactttgctCAGACTTTTCACCAGTACTGTACGGCAGCAAGGGCTGAAGATTGCTTGAGTTTGCAGGCTGCCCATCCTCATTTCTAACAGCATTGATATGGGAATTAGAGGCAGTGTTAGTGATGTATCGCAAACCAGAGCTCTTAATTCCTTTTGTGGCAGCCTGAAGgatagcagcagcagcagctgcgTCTACAGTGAATCCACATTCTTGGGATTCCTTTTCTGCCTCATGTGCATCTTTCTTTGATTTTCCAATCACCATCTTGAACTTCTCTTTCCTATCAGATTCAAATGGCACATCACAAAGTTCAGAAGTGGAGTGTGAAATACCCATTTCTTTGGGCAAAGAACCTTTTCTGCTAATCCCACGTCCACCCAGATCCTCCTGTCCAGGATAGAAGCTCTTGCCATTAACTTTTGACTGCAAAACAATAAGACGCTATAATCAGAGGACGAAAGGATTGCCATGCCATTTTAAACATGTGaacaaaaaagtacaaaaaCACAAGACCTCTTCAAGTAGCACATGTAAAGGGTTGAGACATTCAGTCATGCATTTTAGGCCTTGCTTGTCAATTTCAATGGGCTGTAAACACTTAGCTTAGGTAGCATACAAATCAGATTGAAGAACTTCAGTCAAATTTTTTCAAACAATACCTGTGCTTACAAACAAATGAGCCTATAGTAATATATTAATTCAGCTAGAATTATCTTTAACCATAGCTTAAACTACAACCTGACAATAAATTATTTCAGAAAGAGCATGCTCAAGGACACAAGAACATATGATACATTTTAACTTTCAGTTTATGTGCTACATGGGGTAAAGAGGAATGGGGTGTTGGAATGAGGGGTACCTCCTGAGCTGCTTCAAGTGCTTTTAAGTAGTAGGGATGATACTGATTGGATGAAAGCAGGAAAGGAAATCGCTCGAGCTTACTATCTTGTTCAAGTAGTGTTGCCTCAAATTGTCTCCCGTTTCTCGTAATAAATTCAACAAGCTTATCAACCATTCTCTTTAATTCAGGAGGAGGCTCTACAATTGGTTTTGAAGTGGCTCCAATACCATGATTCCTTAATTTCTCTTCTTTAGCACCAGAATTATCTTCCTTCTTACTCCCTTTTACACTTTTACGTTTCGAACCTATGATTGAAGTGTTCTTCTTCAATGCAGGAACCTTATCCTTTTTAGATGGAATTGATTTTCCTGACTCATCCTTAGCAGCAGTTTCCGCAGATTCCATGTTTTTTGCGTCATGAGATAGAGAAGCATTAACAGCATCATCAGCGTCCTCATCCTCCCCAGACCCATATACAGAACCGAGCAAAGATAAAGCTCCCCCAATATTACCAGAATTGTTGTGCTCAGTACCCATTTTCCCCCCATCTTGAGATATTTCATCAATTTCAGGATGCAAAAGCTCAGGGTGCTCAACAAGATATCTGAAGTACGTATGAAGATGATGATCAGGCATCAGAAACCCAAATGTTGGGTTGTCCCCTTGTTTCACCCGCAGAATGATTTCTGACTGGCCACCATGTTTGCTGACAAAAATGGCAGTTCTTGCAATTATCTGATGTAATTTTTCAGCCGGAGGCTGCAAAAAGGaggcaaaaaaataaaacaaggaaTATTTTGTTAGCAGCGAGAAGTTCCAAAACCTCCAGAAAAAACTGAAATAAGCCAACAAATTaaactgaaaaattaaaaagtataaAGAATGATGATAATAGTCACAACATAACAACAATAAACCAAAGGAATGGCACTAGATGTGTCACACGTCAGTTGTCATCCGAATTAGTAAACTGACAGTCCTCAATGAAACTTCTACTTTCCTAATCCCACCTGCACATCCCTTTGCCATGACATCAAAGGGACAGAAGGTGCCTGTGTACGGCAACCTTAGAGCACAAGAATTGCATCCCTGCTCCAAGCATCTGAAAATCTGACATGGTGAGCCTCAGATAACAAACATAACCTAGGCAATTATTACGGCAACACTGGGAAAATCAAGTCAGCAATTAAGAAATCAAGCTCATCCTTGAAAGCATCCAAGAAGATTTAAAATGAGCTTACCATGACAATGTCCCCAGGAACAAAGAACGGAGGGAGATACCCTTTGGCTTCCATCTCAATATCTGTAGTCTTTTGATCAGCAGAATCATCAGTATTTCCATAAGAGAAGGCAATAGCATGATAACCGAAACTGTTGGGTGatttttcttcttccttttcttctaaATCTGGATAAAAGATAATCTTTA is part of the Salvia splendens isolate huo1 chromosome 6, SspV2, whole genome shotgun sequence genome and encodes:
- the LOC121806550 gene encoding protein suppressor of white apricot-like isoform X3; the protein is MSWQRDVQPPAEKLHQIIARTAIFVSKHGGQSEIILRVKQGDNPTFGFLMPDHHLHTYFRYLVEHPELLHPEIDEISQDGGKMGTEHNNSGNIGGALSLLGSVYGSGEDEDADDAVNASLSHDAKNMESAETAAKDESGKSIPSKKDKVPALKKNTSIIGSKRKSVKGSKKEDNSGAKEEKLRNHGIGATSKPIVEPPPELKRMVDKLVEFITRNGRQFEATLLEQDSKLERFPFLLSSNQYHPYYLKALEAAQESKVNGKSFYPGQEDLGGRGISRKGSLPKEMGISHSTSELCDVPFESDRKEKFKMVIGKSKKDAHEAEKESQECGFTVDAAAAAAILQAATKGIKSSGLRYITNTASNSHINAVRNEDGQPANSSNLQPLLPYSTGEKSEQSGSCKPSASHEVAGGDDYSNSNLTEEQKLKATRLKRAKMFVAMLKSGALPSRTGASRGSSAEPVEHGVWRSAAEGRYASQEREGSAPAVVYKSAVECNFSERQSDQQSKRKYRSESIGRKDDEEDSDREGHLFRKRRISRRSEDDENENAVEKEHRYNQEKGRHQSHSPEDNKNEGESTAENKDTKSLHSSHRSEGDDNESEGMCKEGREAKDNGRHPGRKYRSRSQREDGEVGNAVEKDRKHRRSKHRSHSSSEESDNGEESDGQDAEHKHYRSKYNSRRSQRDDNAREGAYKEERDKEHKRSHGSRSRRHESKYAVEKEDKKYRRKHSSHLSYEENGGESSGDEKEDHRSKSSHSKHKDDGHEDIYREEKDRKRSRKSSHSRHSSSESPSRHSSERHKKHRSSRTSHHSEDKHKHRHRHRKDRESHHRHKHDGASDDEHLHRASSRHPEKESLDLEEGEISSKGESKGIVSGDGKREASVDVASSEQRAPSLPSETTEVPADLRAKIRAMLMATRS